A stretch of Henckelia pumila isolate YLH828 chromosome 4, ASM3356847v2, whole genome shotgun sequence DNA encodes these proteins:
- the LOC140894537 gene encoding protein RST1 isoform X2, producing the protein MEAYAPLLEKTRIPQPSLQRLAVISIFEKIRSAPSSSAGIDVLNLCLNSASPAVVDQSTRELCRLVKDSKFDLSTALLELHSALEGSSSPQSRCVFVKAIGFLTRFGFQEKPSSFRFHSSEIHPFVKILSCGTVVQCELVKQVVLFMLKSKHLGMEAVCEFLGPFLNYSVVKLPVMGHSSEFTRNLISTILALCCSLPQEAIPIVNLLTERLKYFSCKKPEEVVNISYVVECLVDAYLVVLRQLVGMRFLVREAQLCGLALVEAILLLHTDFRKCSGGVEKIIDASRHLLAVQKELNLNYMVEFSSVMLSLLPILMQSELEHEQYPVLKLVLFLLRWKSEREYDMNAVTSELTEELLFIFPVLALVSSPSRCIKQIASDLLSILGKMATALLIAPKKKQAGEWKQQSTTTPGHLLFKFLRNMWFEDKSSSLGLVYVTIFSSRKVLTNEEHNRLKTWSSSVREYCLGIIEKHKQSATIAHSGKSVLTEIPSLLCATASVLLLHHRGNFVIDLLDIGSSLEPKLGVPLLLAVLFYSHIFSSKDKDNDAHDMLLKLLGLLPSLASHSAMTPLVVQVLLPMLNKDVNPVIKATAIRMICKTWVINDRVFGTLHGALHQSGLTQFASERSICISMAVSILDVCKQNPDRGVDLILSVEACIENNDHLVRSLGFQSLACLCEADVIDFYTAWEVIEVHAQNYLGNALVAHGLSLLLKWGAMDADAYPEAATYVLNILWNIVAYGEVSQSSLWTSAQEAAFAALLRYEVIHIQRSIPDFSSRNMELLISQANPELLTAVEEFEVKIINYEHLTRQRFVKQRKVSGNKIVKLLDVVPDVIFTSGSNHRAKELPGAALLVIPTPKDRTHQKDVHAVYEDATMEIAASLQLSRNILLALFSLQSWKPFMLRWIRSGIKVLEAKAHTVPDKTLKAADYIMKVITRLAELASPQSAENMALAMGAFCLVLPPSSHTIKSIASKFLLNWLSQYEHEHRQWSAAISLGLISSCLHVTDHKQKFENINALIEVASVSKSTLVKGACGTGLGFSCQDLLTRVNAGPNTLHEKNTFNKQETELLRKILRSLIQMICQFTGSSAHILEKLASYFPLGTDDSTPPRTVEFLREDAVSLDLEDLWGIAGPIIGLGNSFGALYRAGAHDAVRYLKNLIFSWIPSANFLSSKSAVSETGWQMPSLGACLALPSIVLFCQRVELINRIELVHLVNGFMELLSELISVELSDTFHQYLLMASCVGAGSLLSIILNAGVHSLEVESVKGLLEIFRRTYSSPHPPFIHLGGMLGVVNALGADAGILIPHYRLPSLHTTFSQKESSYVLGPLLSNLVLEQELITLIQEIFLVAQNSDDPRLKHYASWAVTFLRHSLFTEETSYEEIAVSNQSGVHESIPQGLAEDSLVMKLSLWLINVNYPELGTRINICTVSCALRCLSHAPRLPSLDWGAVIRRCMTYSDQVDEVTTRNLALRRTLREECFLFSFSHGNQSDSLLGFLDELSDLPRLKTLDSHLQSLVFLHLGALLKIFSSSRLVKLFDDLAAFILWFVSSDQYNQALKVSLRVLCWKGLCLCLNESALEVQDYAYTLEHCMEVLFEMLPWSHLTDSGLYHGNSSAEWTEAIRCLGKARQSWLSNLLMVLEANFKEENRDLRTLKKIQVKAALVRIGSVPLLELAKLKAVILDTNSEVIWNILVEVAVTLHNTQENVRRQWLVDTAEILCVTSHPSTALRFLGLLCGSCCKYMPILIGDEASVLSDLPVTLFALLSGTGWEMAAESIASYIWTSTERIHDWVTHRERADYLQIDRSENDSADVLLRVLHRTSILLKDYLPVDKQLRLANMDFTLT; encoded by the exons ATGGAGGCTTATGCTCCACTGTTAGAGAAAACCCGAATTCCTCAACCCTCACTTCAGCGACTCGCAGTAATCTCAATCTTCGAGAAGATTCGCTCCGCTCCTTCTTCCTCCGCCGGCATCGATGTTCTCAACCTCTGCCTCAATTCCGCTTCCCCGGCTGTCGTCGATCAATCCACGCGGGAGCTCTGCCGATTGGTCAAAGACTCGAAATTTGATCTCTCCACCGCCTTATTGGAGCTTCATTCTGCACTGGAAGGTTCATCGAGTCCGCAATCTCGCTGTGTTTTTGTTAAAGCGATTGGATTCCTCACAAGATTTGGATTCCAAGAAAAACCGTCTTCTTTCAGATTTCATTCGTCGGAGATTCATCCCTTCGTCAAG ATTCTTTCCTGTGGAACCGTTGTTCAGTGCGAACTAGTAAAACAAGTAGTTTTATTTATGCTCAAGTCTAAGCATCTTGGGATGGAGGCAGTTTGTGAATTCTTGGGCCCTTTCTTGAATTATTCAGTTGTTAAACTCCCGGTTATGGGGCATAGTTCAGAATTCACGAGGAACTTAATTTCCACGATATTGGCTCTCTGTTGTTCACTTCCTCAGGAGGCAATTCCCATCGTCAACCTGTTAACAGAGCGTCTCAAATATTTCTCCTGTAAGAAACCAGAA GAGGTTGTAAATATTTCTTACGTCGTTGAATGCTTGGTTGATGCGTATCTGGTTGTTCTGAGGCAGTTAGTTGGAATGAGATTT CTAGTTCGGGAGGCCCAATTATGTGGTCTGGCACTGGTGGAAGCAATTTTATTGCTGCATACAGATTTTCGCAAGTGTTCAGGCGGGGTTGAAAAAATCATAGATGCGTCAAGACACTTATTGGCTGTTCAGAAAGAGCTCAACCTTAATTATATGGTTGAATTTTCGTCAGTGATGTTATCCTTGCTCCCAATTCTAATGCAGTCGGAGCTTGAACATGAACAATATCCTGTATTGAAATTGGTTTTGTTTCTGCTGAGATGGAAAAGTGAAAGAG AATATGACATGAATGCTGTTACAAGTGAGTTGACTGAAGAACTTTTGTTCATTTTTCCTGTCCTTGCACTTGTTTCCTCTCCGTCTAGGTGTATTAAACAAATAGCCAGTGATTTACTCTCTATCCTGGGAAAGATGGCTACTGCTTTACTGATTGCACCAAAGAAAAAGCAGGCGGGAGAATGGAAGCAGCAGTCTACCACAACTCCCGGACACCTTCTGTTTAAGTTTCTAAGGAATATGTGGTTTGAG GATAAATCATCGTCGCTTGGTTTGGTTTATGTCACTATATTTTCTAGTAGGAAAGTGCTCACCAATGAGGAGCATAATAGATTAAAAACTTGGAGTTCCTCTGTAAGAGAGTATTGTCTGGGAATTATTGAAAAGCACAAGCAGAGTGCGACAATCGCTCACTCTGGGAAAAGTGTTTTGACAG AAATACCTTCGTTACTTTGTGCTACTGCGAGTGTCCTTCTTTTGCATCATCGGGGAAACTTTGTCATCGATCTCTTGGATATTGGAAGTAGTCTGGAACCTAAGCTCGGTGTTCCGTTGTTGCTTGCCGTTCTATTCTACAGTCATATATTCTCTAGTAAAGATAAAGACAATGATGCTCATGACATGCTG TTAAAACTCTTAGGTTTGCTTCCGTCACTTGCTTCACATTCGGCAATGACACCACTGGTAGTTCAGGTTCTTCTGCCAATGCTTAACAAGGATGTGAATCC TGTCATAAAAGCTACTGCAATACGCATGATTTGTAAGACATGGGTGATCAATGACCGTGTCTTTGGAACTTTGCAT GGAGCTTTGCATCAAAGTGGATTAACGCAGTTTGCATCTGAAAGAAGTATCTGCATCAGTATGGCCGTTTCTATTCTAGATGTCTGCAAACAAAACCCTGATCGAGGTGTGGACCTTATATTGTCTGTTGAG GCTTGCATTGAAAACAACGATCATTTAGTTCGGTCTCTTGGATTCCAAAGCCTTGCTTGCCTTTGTGAGGCAGATGTCATTG ATTTTTACACAGCCTGGGAGGTGATTGAAGTGCATGCACAGAACTACTTGGGAAATGCCCTTGTTGCTCATGG CCTTTCTCTGCTTTTGAAGTGGGGGGCAATGGATGCTGATGCATATCCTGAAGCTGCTACATATGTCTTGAACATATTGTGGAATATTGTAGCCTATGGAGAAGTTAGCCAGAGCTCTTTGTGGACTAGTGCTCAAGAAGCTGCCTTTGCTGCTTTATTGCGGTATGAG GTGATTCATATTCAGAGAAGCATACCTGATTTCAGCAGCAGGAACATGGAATTGCTCATCTCTCAGGCTAACCCTGAATTACTGACAGCAGTGGAAGAATTTGAAGTCAAAATTATAAACTATGAGCATCT TACACGGCAAAGATTCGTTAAGCAGAGAAAGGTCTCTGGAAACAAGATCGTTAAGCTGTTAGATGTTGTCCCTGACGTTATATTTACCTCAG GCAGTAACCACAGAGCTAAAGAATTGCCTGGTGCAGCTTTACTTGTCATTCCTACTCCCAAAGATAGGACTCACCAAAAA GATGTGCATGCTGTATATGAGGATGCAACCATGGAAATAGCTGCTTCTCTTCAGCTCTCAAGGAATATCTTACTCGCCCTTTTCTCTTTGCAATCTTGGAAACCTTTTATGCTGAGATGGATTAGGTCTGGCATCAAGGTACTTGAGGCTAAGGCGCATACAGTGCCGGATAAAACTTTGAAGGCTGCTGATTATATTATGAAG GTTATAACAAGGCTAGCTGAACTGGCAAGCCCTCAATCCGCTGAGAATATGGCCCTAGCAATGGGAGCTTTTTGTCTG GTACTACCACCTTCTTCACACACCATCAAGTCAATTGCTTCAAAGTTCTTGCTCAATTGGCTGTCTCAGTATGAGCATGAACATCGCCAGTGGTCGGCGGCAATTTCTCTTGGGTTGATATCAAGTTGCCTGCATGTGACTGATCACAAGCAAAAGTTTGAAAATATCAATGCACTCATTGAG GTGGCATCTGTTAGCAAGAGCACCCTTGTGAAAGGAGCTTGTGGAACTGGATTGGGTTTCTCGTGTCAAGATCTACTGACTAGAGTCAATGCTGGACCTAATACTCTACACGAAAAAAACACTTTCAATAAGCAGGAAACTGAATTGTTGAGGAAGATCCTTAGAAGCTTAATCCAGATGATATGTCAGTTTACTGGATCTTCAGCTCATATTCTCGAAAAGTTAGCTTCATATTTTCCTCTTGGAACAGATGATTCCACCCCACCTAGGACTGTTGAGTTTCTGAGAGAGGATGCTGTTAGCCTAGATCTGGAGGATTTATGGGGTATTGCCGGACCTATAATCGGTTTAGGGAATTCTTTTGGTGCATTATACAGGGCTGGGGCTCATGATGCAGTTCGATATTTAAAAAATCTTATCTTTTCATGGATTCCTAGTGCAAATTTCTTATCTTCAAAATCAGCTGTAAGTGAAACAGGTTGGCAAATGCCATCTCTAGGAGCATGCCTTGCGTTACCATCTATAGTGCTTTTCTGCCAAAGGGTTGAATTGATCAATCGTATTGAGTTGGTCCATCTTGTGAATGGCTTCATGGAGCTACTCTCTGAACTGATATCTGTTGAATTATCTGATACCTTCCACCAATACTTGTTGATGGCATCTTGTGTAGGAGCTGGAAGTCTTCTTTCTATCATTTTAAATGCGGGTGTGCACTCGTTAGAAGTTGAGTCTGTTAAAGGTTTGCTGGAAatatttagaagaacttactccAGTCCTCACCCTCCATTTATTCATCTCGGAGGAATGCTTGGAGTTGTAAATGCATTAGGGGCTGATGCCGGAATACTGATTCCACATTACCGTTTACCTTCCTTGCATACCACATTTAGTCAAAAG GAATCTTCTTATGTCTTGGGTCCGCTGCTTTCAAATCTGGTTCTGGAGCAAGAATTGATCACACTGATCCAAGAAATATTTCTTGTGGCTCAGAATTCTGACGATCCTCGATTGAAGCATTATGCATCGTGGGCAGTCACATTTCTTAGGCATTCTTTATTCACTGAAGAAACCTCATATGAGGAGATTGCTGTGTCCAACCAATCTGGTGTTCACGAGTCCATTCCTCAGGGCTTAGCTGAAGACAGCTTGGTCATGAAACTGTCTTTGTGGCTGATAAATGTGAATTATCCCGAG CTTGGCACCAGAATTAATATCTGCACAGTTTCTTGTGCTTTGCGATGTCTTTCACATGCTCCAAGATTGCCATCATTGGATTGGGGGGCAGTCATCAGACGGTGCATGACATATAGTGATCAAGTTGACGAAGTGACTACAAGAAATTTAGCCTTGAGGAGAACACTCAGGGAGGAGTGTttcctcttttctttttcaCATGGAAACCAATCTGATTCTCTCCTTGGCTTCCTCGATGAGCTATCTGATCTGCCAAGACTGAAGACACTTGATTCACATCTGCAGTCACTAGTGTTCTTGCACCTGGGAGCGCTGTTGAAGATATTCTCTTCTTCTAGACTAGTGAAGCTCTTTGATGATTTAGCCGCCTTCATACTGTGGTTTGTGTCTTCTGATCAATACAACCAAGCACTGAAAGTCTCATTAAGAGTTTTATGCTGGAAGGGACTGTGTCTTTGTTTAAACGAATCTGCTTTAGAGGTTCAAGACTATGCATATACTTTGGAGCATTGTATGGAGGTTCTGTTTGAAATGTTGCCGTGGTCTCACTTGACCGATTCTGGATTATATCATGGTAATTCCAGTGCAGAATGGACCGAAGCAATTAGATGCCTAGGGAAGGCTCGGCAAAGCTGGCTATCAAATCTTTTGATG GTTTTGGAGGCAAATTTCAAAGAAGAGAACAGGGATTTGAGAACTTTGAAAAAAATTCAAGTTAAAGCTGCATTAGTTCGAATTGGTTCCGTCCCTCTGTTGGAGCTAGCAAAACTGAAAGCTGTTATATTGGACACCAATTCAGAAG TTATCTGGAATATCCTGGTAGAAGTTGCTGTAACTTTGCATAACACCCAAGAAAATGTTAGAAGACAATGGCTAGTTGATACAGCTGAAATTCTGTGCGTGACAAGTCACCCTTCCACG GCATTACGGTTTCTAGGCTTGTTATGTGGCAGCTGCTGCAAATATATGCCCATTTTGATTGGAGATGAGGCGAGTGTGTTGAGTGACCTGCCGGTCACCCTTTTCGCTCTCCTATCGGGAACAGGTTGGGAGATGGCCGCGGAATCTATAGCTTCTTACATATGGACGTCAACGGAGAGGATTCATGATTGGGTCACACATAGAGAGCGTGCCGATTATTTACAGATTGACAGGAGTGAGAATGACTCTGCGGACGTCTTATTGCGGGTGCTGCATCGCACGAGTATATTGTTGAAAGATTATTTGCCAGTGGATAAACAGCTAAGACTTGCTAACATGGATTTTACGTTAACATAA